The Clostridium sporogenes genome contains a region encoding:
- a CDS encoding XkdX family protein, translating to MSFWKMAFDMGAIGVELLRQAVKCIENPFGEITPEEFKTICNKDFVTQ from the coding sequence ATGAGTTTTTGGAAAATGGCATTTGATATGGGAGCAATAGGGGTGGAATTATTAAGACAGGCGGTAAAATGTATAGAGAATCCTTTTGGAGAAATAACACCAGAAGAATTTAAAACAATTTGTAATAAAGATTTTGTTACACAATAG
- a CDS encoding phage head closure protein — translation MDPGKLNKRIKFIVEQNGTDEDGYPLPGEKTIKESYASVRGLRGREFYNAAAVQSEQDKIFNCRYFKGLDTSMQIKYNDKLYNITSINDLNEKHVEYEIHAKEVKQSG, via the coding sequence ATGGACCCGGGCAAACTTAATAAAAGAATTAAATTTATAGTTGAACAAAACGGAACTGATGAAGATGGCTATCCATTACCAGGAGAAAAAACAATTAAAGAGAGTTATGCAAGTGTAAGAGGGTTAAGAGGTAGAGAATTTTATAATGCCGCAGCAGTACAAAGTGAGCAAGATAAGATATTTAATTGTAGATACTTTAAAGGGCTTGATACTTCTATGCAAATAAAATACAATGATAAGCTTTATAATATTACTTCTATAAATGATTTGAATGAAAAGCATGTAGAATATGAAATACATGCAAAGGAAGTGAAACAAAGTGGCTAG
- a CDS encoding phage major capsid protein, protein MNRYQLEQMLAGIGQDLKAANEKLTSMYADAKTTLEARNEQKNTVKDLEERFAGIKAQIEEMDRQAEEKLKNSASKVVNGDTEKEKVVNAKAELIRSTMANKPVSMDVKAALGDNNSTGGEKFLPKTMQNELLHEPFVKNPLRDVSTFTNETNLEVPKITFTLDNDDFIADTETAKELKADGDIVQFGRHKFKVFAPVSETILRGTNTNIVQTVEMALESGLSAKEKKVAFATTPKAGEEHMSFYSTKNAIKTVEGANKYKAIKAAIADLHEDYRENSKIIMRYADYMDIVELLANGNATLYAAQPEQILGKPAIFCDSAVDPIVGDMRYSHFNYDLDMLYERDKDIKTGMECFVLTAWFDHQIKLKSAFRIAKITTP, encoded by the coding sequence ATGAATAGATATCAATTAGAACAAATGTTGGCAGGAATAGGGCAGGATTTAAAAGCAGCAAATGAAAAATTAACTTCTATGTATGCTGATGCAAAGACTACTTTAGAAGCAAGGAATGAGCAAAAAAATACTGTTAAGGATTTAGAGGAAAGATTTGCAGGTATTAAAGCACAGATAGAAGAAATGGACAGACAGGCAGAAGAAAAGTTAAAAAATAGTGCATCTAAAGTTGTTAATGGAGATACAGAAAAAGAAAAAGTAGTTAATGCTAAGGCTGAATTAATTAGATCAACCATGGCGAACAAGCCTGTTTCAATGGATGTTAAGGCAGCTTTAGGTGATAATAATTCAACAGGTGGAGAAAAATTCTTACCTAAGACTATGCAAAATGAATTATTGCATGAACCTTTTGTTAAAAACCCATTAAGAGATGTTTCCACATTTACTAATGAAACAAATTTAGAAGTACCTAAAATAACATTTACTTTAGATAATGACGATTTTATAGCAGATACTGAAACTGCAAAAGAATTAAAAGCTGATGGAGATATAGTGCAGTTTGGTAGACATAAATTTAAAGTATTTGCACCAGTTTCAGAGACTATTTTAAGAGGTACTAATACTAATATAGTACAAACTGTTGAAATGGCATTAGAAAGTGGATTATCAGCAAAAGAAAAAAAGGTTGCCTTTGCTACAACACCAAAAGCAGGTGAAGAACATATGAGTTTTTACTCAACTAAAAATGCAATAAAAACAGTAGAAGGAGCAAATAAATATAAAGCTATAAAGGCAGCTATAGCAGATTTACATGAAGATTACAGGGAGAATTCAAAAATAATAATGAGATATGCTGACTATATGGATATAGTTGAATTACTTGCTAATGGTAATGCTACACTTTATGCAGCACAACCAGAGCAAATATTAGGAAAGCCAGCTATATTCTGTGATAGTGCAGTTGACCCAATAGTAGGTGACATGAGATACTCACATTTTAACTATGATTTAGATATGCTTTATGAAAGAGATAAAGATATTAAAACAGGTATGGAATGCTTTGTTTTAACAGCATGGTTTGACCATCAAATAAAATTAAAATCTGCTTTCAGAATAGCTAAAATAACTACTCCCTAG
- a CDS encoding HK97-gp10 family putative phage morphogenesis protein, whose amino-acid sequence MASMELDGLDELIRKVQDMGKAGVRVENAALKKAGELIVEEAKNNVPVKTEKLKKGLKVSGVRKKGGNKFVLAGIQKGDNSKIFYGKFLEFGTSKMKAQPFMGPAYESKKEEAKEIIKDELRKGLGL is encoded by the coding sequence GTGGCTAGTATGGAATTAGATGGTTTAGATGAATTAATAAGAAAAGTACAAGATATGGGTAAGGCAGGAGTAAGGGTAGAAAATGCTGCACTAAAAAAAGCTGGAGAATTAATTGTGGAAGAAGCTAAAAATAATGTACCTGTTAAAACTGAAAAACTGAAAAAAGGATTAAAGGTAAGTGGTGTTCGTAAAAAAGGTGGAAATAAATTTGTTTTAGCTGGAATACAGAAGGGAGATAACTCTAAGATATTCTATGGAAAATTCTTAGAGTTTGGTACAAGCAAAATGAAAGCACAACCATTTATGGGGCCTGCGTACGAGAGTAAAAAAGAAGAAGCAAAAGAAATTATAAAAGATGAATTAAGAAAGGGATTAGGACTGTGA
- a CDS encoding phage tail family protein, whose product MQKLKLNSDNGKELILSSSKPFIFRSIGNIANNSSNIYSSTGAGQDGISIDAVTIKEKLLPIVGGIFGESKEDLHRKRAFLSSFFNPKDKFSITYKDDAKTRKIFGRVQDITFKDVVGVTQEFLVQVLCPNPYWKELCEHRTDIALWQGDFEFPLEIPPEGIEMGHRVSNLICNIKNIGDVECGMRIQFKALATVVNPSFFNINTREYIKINKTLSAGDVLEVVTEIDNTRIELLKSNNTRENVLNWLDLESDFLQLQVGDNIFRYDAEKGIDNLELVVYHNPLYLGV is encoded by the coding sequence ATGCAGAAATTAAAATTAAATAGTGATAATGGCAAAGAGCTTATATTAAGTAGCTCCAAACCTTTTATATTTAGAAGTATAGGAAATATTGCAAATAATAGTTCTAATATATATAGCTCTACTGGAGCTGGCCAAGATGGAATAAGTATAGATGCTGTGACAATAAAGGAAAAATTATTACCTATAGTAGGTGGAATATTTGGAGAAAGTAAAGAAGATTTGCATAGGAAAAGGGCTTTTTTAAGCTCTTTTTTTAATCCAAAAGATAAATTTTCTATAACCTATAAAGATGATGCTAAAACTAGAAAGATATTTGGAAGAGTACAAGATATAACATTTAAGGATGTTGTGGGAGTTACACAAGAATTTTTAGTACAGGTGCTTTGTCCTAATCCGTATTGGAAAGAATTATGTGAGCATAGGACAGATATAGCCTTATGGCAGGGTGATTTTGAATTCCCTTTAGAAATTCCACCAGAAGGAATAGAGATGGGGCACAGGGTTAGTAATCTTATTTGTAATATAAAAAATATTGGTGATGTTGAATGTGGTATGAGAATACAATTTAAAGCACTTGCTACTGTAGTAAATCCTAGCTTTTTTAATATTAATACTAGGGAATATATAAAGATAAATAAGACATTAAGTGCTGGAGATGTTTTAGAAGTTGTCACAGAGATTGATAATACACGTATTGAATTACTTAAAAGCAATAATACTAGAGAAAATGTGCTCAACTGGCTTGACTTAGAGAGCGATTTTCTACAGTTACAAGTAGGGGATAATATTTTTAGGTATGACGCTGAAAAGGGAATTGATAACTTAGAACTAGTAGTTTATCATAATCCTTTGTATTTGGGGGTGTAG
- a CDS encoding major tail protein, whose amino-acid sequence MAREIGFRKPTVAPVTANTEDTYTTGEPVRLGRGLECKVDRKQDKVEWESDDTTEKVIYGDPAYDITITLDTLTDKVRCTLFGGEIIKGVYVPPATNIAKEVAYLDEILRDDNTYKKRCLYVGTFALPSDDNKTKGKKPDSKGVQLKGTFYRRLKDGLPEVTLDGAEPDRDKELEKAWFTKVPEPPKKDIVQE is encoded by the coding sequence ATGGCAAGAGAGATAGGATTCAGAAAGCCAACTGTAGCACCAGTAACAGCCAATACAGAAGATACTTATACAACTGGTGAACCTGTTAGACTAGGAAGAGGATTAGAATGTAAGGTAGATAGAAAACAAGATAAAGTAGAGTGGGAAAGTGATGATACTACAGAAAAAGTTATATATGGAGATCCTGCTTACGATATAACAATAACATTGGATACGTTAACTGATAAAGTTAGATGCACTTTGTTTGGAGGAGAAATAATAAAAGGTGTATATGTACCACCTGCGACTAATATAGCAAAAGAAGTTGCTTATTTAGATGAAATTTTGCGAGATGATAATACATACAAGAAAAGATGCTTGTATGTAGGGACTTTTGCCCTACCTTCTGACGATAATAAAACAAAGGGCAAGAAGCCAGATTCTAAAGGAGTCCAATTAAAGGGAACATTTTATAGAAGATTAAAAGATGGATTACCAGAGGTAACCTTAGATGGGGCAGAACCAGATAGGGATAAGGAATTAGAAAAGGCTTGGTTTACCAAAGTACCAGAGCCACCAAAAAAAGATATAGTACAAGAATAA
- the gpG gene encoding phage tail assembly chaperone G, with protein MEITLKTDNKDKTFVAPFIGARMLKRSLGLSKKFQGGIDESIMDEIATYLVDVYGKQFTMDELYDGFPSDKFFNKAFEDLNEVIGGLEEKVKN; from the coding sequence ATGGAAATAACATTAAAAACAGATAATAAAGATAAAACTTTTGTAGCACCATTTATAGGTGCTAGAATGTTAAAAAGGTCATTAGGGTTAAGCAAAAAATTTCAAGGTGGAATTGATGAATCTATCATGGATGAAATTGCTACATATTTAGTAGATGTTTATGGAAAGCAATTTACAATGGATGAATTATATGATGGATTCCCATCTGATAAGTTCTTTAATAAAGCATTTGAAGATTTAAATGAAGTGATAGGAGGTTTGGAAGAAAAAGTAAAAAACTAA
- a CDS encoding phage tail tape measure protein — MAEDVGSLVVKVAMDNSNFQQGIQNLNRSMRVIQSEFKNATSGLKDHGKGLDGLKSKQEMLGRSIDVQSKIVEQYKDRLKKSKETLSKNSEAQVKLKEKVEAAKNAYEQSKKVLGENDDKTKELKKSYEQLSDKYSKNEEKLRNNVKAIDNWTVKANSAEAKLKELKSEYGATGEKIEELKNKLSGANKEVEKQVSKFEKLSTKLNGIGKKFESVGKKMESVGKDMSAKISAPIAGIGVLASKIGMDFEASMSNVSALSGNTGKDLKQLETAARNAGASTSKSAKDAADALGYMALAGYDNKQMMEALMPVLRLSEAGNLDLARTSDLVTDSLSSLGKSTKDLPVYLDQVAKTAASSNTNIDALMEGLIVCGGTVKNLNVPLDEANTLLGTLANRGIKGSEAGNSFNSILINLTSGAGQAGEAMEKLGLSAFDSNGKFKGVTNVLLELKEKTKNMTEEQRNMYLAMIGGKTQITTLQALLSGVGEEYGDLRGKIQDSNGALNDMAITMQDNNKGSITQLKSALEELGIKIYDILKPKIAAITKKLQEWTDKLNNLTPAQQQTIVKIAGMVAAIGFLLLIGGKLAKGIGNICKAFSTVSGAIAVARTGAEAATPAIGALAKVFALLNLKIILIAAAIGGLIYAGKKVYDYFSSDCVKSVDLFADKTEKTAQRVKAANGQMVTVYGQTTTKISEGTKKAVGSYMELDKEASKSLMNVNSNSLKFTDDAKKNVINNFNEMSKKSSNYSKEAKDKMILDFKNLANNTGTLTEQNKNNILNKYTQMVNGCKNLTDKQKQDTIKKFKTTLEQSTAITEQQKNNLISKYKQMATQINTGFDKQYKDRTTKLQKFFTTTNALSDKEKQAILQKEKKYNDQKKASVNEYSKKIQDILQKASNEKKSLTADEVQQINRYQELMKNNAIKSLSESEKESKVIIERIKSYNGRMSAEQASDVIKNAEKQRVKSVDEANKQFVETKNNIENMRDVTGTITAEQADRMIKEAEKQRDGSVKKAGELKQGVVTKVKEMNSTVIKDVDTSDGHIKSTWEKTKETVSTKAQEMKNAVVTAFEQKKKEVGDKCAEIKSTVSTKWDEIVEWFNTLPSRLREKAHTMFESMRQGINEKMASVKQSATDIGESIKNAFTDIPGKMKNIGHDIMEGLKNGIRNKINDVKEAASEAARAAEERVKTALDIHSPSRVMMELGKYTSQGLALGILEDLDKVEKAATLAAQTIKDITEGKLSDVKVKTNTNDREMKDRLARQLNWGANNKAEYQKYLEFINKLNKEEVEKSKEYLKEDYENRVKSVENRLRILKNENSIELQTEKSRIDSQIAYYQKLQRNTKDKKAKTNYANQIASLRQYQKQVLNTTKANQNAQISSLERSKRALEEYYKDGLNLLDKREKDVKKSLKVQENVFKDLMITYDTAIKTLSIKTGDLIQDLENQEAIVVVQSKKVEDLRKRYEDLAYIFGVTADETIKAREEFEKARVELENMANAVSEASKKIADDINKFQKTIMDALKERYTDELKLQEESINTEIKNLEKWKDESINRINSVYDAKIKAIDDELKALDEAEKEKERQEKDNEDLDKINKLKLAIEYEHDEFNKEQLEKELEKAISDRNDRLEKQALEDKKEALKNQKDTLEEKKKNEVQNITDIFNAEKILNENRLAELKKFYDEKTKEASLQAESEKMIMDKSQKDIIDLLHSYSKEYLMAGNTLGEQLVEGFKPKVREIKDMISSINKEIASARDNALQAQSTARSITNNNVTNNANKTNNFNVNVQGSSASRDIESTINKLAFTI; from the coding sequence ATGGCTGAAGATGTAGGAAGTTTGGTTGTTAAAGTAGCTATGGATAATTCTAATTTTCAACAAGGAATACAAAATTTGAATCGTTCCATGAGGGTAATCCAAAGTGAATTTAAAAATGCAACATCTGGACTTAAAGATCATGGAAAGGGTCTAGATGGGCTTAAATCTAAACAAGAAATGCTTGGTAGGTCTATAGATGTGCAATCTAAGATAGTAGAGCAGTATAAAGATAGATTAAAAAAATCTAAGGAAACCCTTAGTAAAAACTCTGAGGCACAGGTAAAGTTAAAAGAAAAAGTAGAAGCTGCTAAAAATGCTTATGAACAAAGCAAAAAAGTATTAGGTGAAAATGATGATAAAACTAAGGAATTAAAAAAATCTTATGAGCAATTAAGTGATAAATACTCTAAAAATGAGGAGAAGTTAAGAAATAACGTAAAAGCTATTGATAACTGGACAGTAAAAGCCAATAGTGCTGAGGCTAAATTGAAGGAACTAAAGAGTGAATATGGTGCTACTGGTGAGAAAATTGAAGAGCTTAAAAATAAATTATCAGGTGCTAATAAAGAAGTAGAGAAACAAGTATCTAAGTTTGAAAAATTATCTACCAAGTTAAATGGAATAGGTAAAAAGTTTGAATCTGTAGGAAAGAAAATGGAATCTGTAGGCAAGGACATGAGTGCAAAGATAAGTGCTCCAATAGCAGGAATAGGAGTACTAGCTTCTAAAATTGGAATGGATTTTGAAGCTAGTATGTCTAATGTATCTGCTTTAAGTGGAAATACAGGAAAAGACTTAAAACAATTAGAAACAGCAGCAAGAAATGCTGGTGCAAGTACAAGTAAAAGTGCTAAAGATGCTGCTGATGCATTAGGATATATGGCACTTGCAGGATATGACAATAAACAGATGATGGAAGCATTAATGCCAGTATTAAGATTGTCTGAAGCTGGGAACTTAGATCTAGCTCGTACATCCGACTTGGTAACAGATTCTTTAAGTTCTTTGGGAAAAAGTACAAAAGATTTACCTGTATATTTAGATCAGGTTGCTAAAACTGCAGCAAGTAGTAATACAAATATAGATGCACTTATGGAAGGATTAATTGTTTGTGGTGGTACAGTAAAAAATCTAAATGTACCACTTGATGAAGCAAATACATTGCTTGGTACTCTAGCTAATAGAGGTATAAAAGGGAGTGAAGCAGGTAACAGTTTCAACTCTATATTAATAAATCTTACTTCTGGTGCTGGTCAAGCTGGTGAAGCTATGGAAAAGCTTGGTTTAAGCGCCTTTGATAGTAATGGTAAATTTAAAGGTGTAACAAATGTACTATTGGAGCTTAAAGAAAAAACCAAGAATATGACAGAAGAACAAAGAAATATGTATTTGGCTATGATTGGTGGTAAAACACAAATTACAACCTTACAAGCTTTATTATCTGGTGTTGGAGAAGAATATGGAGACTTAAGAGGAAAGATACAAGATAGCAATGGTGCCCTAAATGATATGGCTATTACTATGCAAGACAATAATAAAGGTTCTATTACACAACTTAAGAGTGCTTTAGAAGAGCTAGGAATTAAAATATATGACATATTAAAACCTAAAATTGCAGCTATAACTAAAAAATTACAAGAGTGGACTGATAAACTAAATAATTTAACACCAGCACAACAGCAAACTATAGTTAAAATAGCTGGTATGGTAGCAGCTATAGGATTTCTATTATTAATAGGAGGAAAGTTAGCTAAAGGTATCGGCAATATTTGCAAGGCATTTAGTACGGTTAGTGGAGCGATAGCGGTTGCAAGAACAGGCGCAGAAGCAGCAACCCCAGCGATAGGTGCATTAGCTAAAGTGTTTGCACTTTTAAATCTTAAAATCATATTAATTGCAGCAGCAATCGGTGGTCTTATCTATGCAGGTAAGAAAGTTTATGATTACTTTAGTTCAGATTGTGTTAAATCAGTAGATTTATTTGCAGATAAAACTGAAAAAACAGCACAAAGGGTTAAAGCTGCAAATGGGCAAATGGTAACTGTGTATGGACAAACCACAACTAAAATTTCAGAGGGAACTAAAAAAGCTGTAGGTTCTTATATGGAGTTAGATAAAGAAGCTAGTAAATCACTCATGAATGTAAATTCTAACAGTTTAAAATTTACAGATGATGCAAAGAAAAATGTAATAAATAACTTTAATGAAATGAGTAAAAAATCTAGTAATTATAGTAAAGAAGCAAAAGATAAAATGATATTAGATTTTAAAAATCTAGCTAATAATACAGGTACTTTAACTGAGCAAAATAAAAATAATATTTTAAATAAATATACTCAGATGGTTAATGGGTGCAAGAATTTAACAGATAAGCAAAAGCAAGATACTATTAAAAAATTCAAAACTACATTAGAACAATCAACGGCTATTACAGAACAACAAAAAAATAATTTAATATCTAAATATAAACAAATGGCAACTCAAATTAATACTGGATTTGATAAACAATACAAAGATAGAACAACAAAGTTACAAAAATTCTTTACCACTACAAATGCTTTAAGTGATAAAGAGAAACAAGCAATTCTTCAGAAAGAAAAAAAATATAATGATCAAAAAAAAGCTAGCGTAAATGAGTATAGTAAAAAAATACAGGATATATTACAAAAAGCTAGTAATGAAAAGAAATCTTTAACAGCAGATGAAGTACAACAAATTAATAGATATCAAGAACTTATGAAAAATAATGCCATTAAATCTTTATCTGAAAGTGAAAAAGAATCCAAGGTAATAATTGAGAGAATTAAAAGCTACAACGGTCGAATGAGTGCCGAACAGGCTAGTGATGTAATAAAAAACGCAGAGAAGCAAAGGGTTAAATCGGTTGATGAAGCAAACAAACAATTCGTAGAGACCAAAAACAACATTGAAAATATGAGAGATGTAACTGGTACTATAACAGCTGAACAAGCAGACAGAATGATTAAAGAAGCAGAAAAACAAAGAGACGGGAGCGTAAAAAAAGCAGGTGAATTAAAGCAAGGTGTAGTTACTAAAGTAAAAGAAATGAATTCGACTGTTATAAAAGATGTTGATACTTCAGATGGACATATAAAGAGCACATGGGAAAAGACAAAGGAAACAGTTTCCACAAAAGCACAAGAAATGAAAAATGCTGTAGTTACTGCTTTTGAACAAAAGAAAAAAGAGGTGGGTGATAAATGTGCAGAAATAAAAAGCACTGTATCTACCAAATGGGATGAAATAGTAGAGTGGTTTAATACTCTTCCAAGTAGGCTTAGAGAAAAGGCTCATACTATGTTTGAAAGTATGAGACAAGGAATAAATGAAAAAATGGCAAGTGTGAAACAAAGTGCTACAGATATTGGAGAAAGTATTAAAAATGCTTTTACAGATATTCCAGGAAAGATGAAAAATATTGGCCATGACATAATGGAAGGACTAAAAAACGGAATTAGAAATAAAATAAATGATGTAAAAGAGGCTGCTAGTGAGGCTGCAAGAGCAGCAGAAGAAAGAGTTAAAACAGCTTTAGATATTCATTCACCTTCTAGAGTTATGATGGAGTTAGGTAAATACACTAGCCAAGGATTGGCCTTAGGTATATTAGAAGATTTAGACAAAGTAGAAAAGGCAGCTACATTAGCAGCTCAAACTATTAAAGACATAACAGAAGGTAAACTATCAGATGTAAAAGTGAAAACTAATACTAATGATAGAGAAATGAAAGATAGATTAGCAAGGCAATTAAATTGGGGTGCTAATAATAAAGCAGAGTATCAGAAGTATTTAGAATTTATAAATAAACTTAATAAAGAAGAGGTTGAAAAGTCAAAAGAATATTTAAAGGAAGACTATGAGAATAGGGTTAAAAGTGTAGAAAATAGATTAAGGATTCTTAAGAATGAAAATTCTATAGAGTTGCAAACAGAAAAGTCACGAATAGATTCACAGATAGCATATTATCAGAAATTACAAAGGAATACTAAAGATAAGAAGGCTAAAACTAATTATGCTAATCAAATAGCTAGTTTAAGACAATATCAAAAGCAAGTGTTAAATACAACTAAAGCTAATCAAAATGCTCAAATAAGTAGTTTAGAAAGATCAAAGAGGGCTTTAGAAGAATACTACAAAGATGGTTTGAATTTATTAGATAAAAGAGAAAAAGATGTTAAAAAGTCATTAAAGGTTCAAGAGAACGTATTTAAAGATTTAATGATTACTTATGATACTGCAATTAAAACTCTAAGTATAAAAACAGGTGACTTAATACAAGATCTAGAAAATCAAGAGGCTATTGTAGTTGTGCAATCTAAAAAAGTAGAAGATTTAAGAAAAAGATATGAAGATCTTGCATATATTTTTGGAGTAACTGCGGATGAAACAATAAAAGCTCGGGAAGAGTTTGAAAAAGCTAGAGTAGAATTAGAAAATATGGCTAATGCAGTCAGTGAAGCTAGTAAAAAAATAGCTGATGATATAAATAAATTTCAAAAAACTATTATGGATGCCTTAAAGGAACGATACACAGATGAATTAAAATTACAGGAAGAATCTATAAATACTGAAATTAAAAATTTAGAAAAATGGAAAGATGAAAGTATAAATAGGATAAATTCTGTTTATGATGCTAAAATAAAAGCCATTGATGATGAACTAAAAGCTTTAGATGAAGCTGAAAAAGAAAAGGAAAGACAAGAGAAAGATAATGAAGATTTAGATAAAATAAATAAATTGAAACTTGCTATTGAATATGAACATGATGAATTTAACAAAGAACAATTAGAAAAAGAGTTAGAAAAGGCTATAAGTGATAGGAATGATAGATTAGAAAAACAAGCTTTAGAGGATAAGAAAGAAGCATTAAAAAATCAAAAAGATACATTAGAAGAGAAAAAGAAAAATGAAGTTCAAAATATAACAGATATTTTTAACGCTGAAAAGATTTTAAATGAAAACAGATTAGCAGAGTTAAAGAAATTTTATGATGAAAAAACTAAAGAAGCTAGTTTACAAGCTGAATCTGAAAAAATGATTATGGATAAAAGCCAAAAGGATATTATAGATTTACTACATAGTTATAGTAAAGAATACTTAATGGCAGGAAATACACTAGGAGAGCAGCTTGTAGAAGGTTTTAAACCCAAAGTACGAGAAATAAAAGATATGATTTCTTCTATAAATAAAGAAATAGCTAGCGCTAGAGATAATGCATTACAAGCGCAAAGTACAGCCAGAAGTATTACTAATAATAATGTAACCAATAATGCTAATAAAACCAATAATTTTAATGTTAATGTACAAGGCTCTAGTGCTAGTAGAGATATAGAAAGCACAATAAATAAATTAGCATTTACTATTTAA
- a CDS encoding head-tail connector protein: MQLDELKEYIRLEEDEGGKITIPSLLLAAKAYIKGATGLTEDMIKDNEILELYKLCIKILVSHWNENRVIETTGPNFHKLSFGMDSILLQLEAEYLKIKRGEADGPGQT; encoded by the coding sequence ATGCAATTAGATGAATTAAAAGAATATATAAGACTAGAAGAAGATGAGGGAGGAAAAATAACAATTCCTTCCCTTTTACTTGCAGCAAAGGCATATATTAAGGGTGCTACAGGCTTAACAGAGGATATGATAAAAGACAATGAAATATTAGAGTTATATAAATTATGTATTAAAATTTTAGTAAGCCATTGGAATGAGAATAGGGTAATTGAAACTACAGGCCCTAACTTTCATAAATTAAGCTTTGGTATGGATTCAATTCTGCTACAACTAGAGGCTGAATATTTAAAAATCAAAAGAGGTGAAGCAGATGGACCCGGGCAAACTTAA
- a CDS encoding Rho termination factor N-terminal domain-containing protein, producing the protein MTVEQLKTIAKDKNIVGYSSMNKADLITAILAP; encoded by the coding sequence ATGACAGTTGAACAATTAAAGACCATAGCTAAAGATAAAAATATAGTTGGATATTCTAGTATGAATAAAGCTGACTTAATAACAGCAATATTAGCACCTTAG
- a CDS encoding siphovirus ReqiPepy6 Gp37-like family protein yields MDKDINLLGIIDSYESFTITRRFYSYGEFELKVSANKPHVDKLIKNNLILLEKDYNKVCIILHREFDYQNGIEDTDTLLIKGITLQGLAKRRRIVPPVDMDFDSCEGSQETIMKYFINKNCINPIDSKRKIDNLILADDKNRGSTDRWRSSYENLASKLQTIGEYSKLGWNISMNHKNKSFIFDVIQGRNLTVNQNINPPVIFRSDFNNIFTRHYIESIINSSNVAYTGTREDKDKIVLQIGEATGFERIETFIDCNSDDIEEINQTGKSKLHELKELKTFELGVNPNRNFYYEKDYDLGDIVTIQDRKLKVTMDSQITEIQEQYGKEGLKLKITFGSSIPTLLTTIKRMVR; encoded by the coding sequence TTGGATAAAGATATAAATTTATTAGGTATTATAGATTCTTACGAGAGTTTTACCATTACTAGGCGATTTTATAGTTATGGTGAATTTGAATTAAAGGTTAGTGCAAATAAACCTCATGTAGATAAGCTGATAAAAAATAATCTTATATTATTGGAAAAAGATTATAACAAAGTATGCATAATACTTCATAGAGAATTTGATTATCAGAATGGAATAGAAGATACTGATACACTTCTAATAAAAGGAATAACATTACAAGGATTAGCTAAAAGAAGACGAATAGTTCCACCAGTAGATATGGATTTTGATAGTTGTGAAGGTAGTCAAGAGACCATAATGAAGTATTTCATAAATAAAAATTGTATTAACCCAATAGATTCTAAAAGAAAAATTGATAATTTAATACTTGCAGATGATAAAAATAGGGGCTCTACTGATAGATGGCGTAGCAGCTATGAAAATTTAGCTTCTAAACTACAAACTATAGGTGAATATAGCAAACTTGGATGGAATATTAGTATGAATCATAAGAACAAAAGTTTTATATTTGATGTAATACAAGGGAGAAATTTAACAGTTAATCAAAACATAAATCCTCCGGTTATTTTCAGGAGCGATTTTAATAATATTTTTACAAGACATTATATAGAAAGTATAATAAATAGTTCTAATGTAGCTTATACAGGGACTAGAGAAGATAAAGATAAAATTGTGTTACAGATAGGTGAAGCCACAGGATTTGAAAGAATAGAAACTTTTATAGATTGCAATTCTGATGATATAGAAGAAATAAATCAAACAGGTAAAAGTAAATTACATGAACTTAAAGAGCTAAAAACTTTTGAATTAGGAGTAAATCCAAATAGAAATTTTTATTATGAAAAAGATTATGATCTCGGAGATATAGTTACCATACAAGATAGAAAATTAAAAGTTACTATGGATAGTCAAATTACAGAGATACAAGAGCAATATGGAAAGGAAGGGTTAAAGTTAAAAATTACTTTTGGTAGTAGTATTCCTACATTACTAACTACTATAAAAAGGATGGTGAGATAA